TGATAACTCGAATTGTGAAGCAGTATACTTTTCGGAAGAAGATATAGAGAGTGGAACAGGTGTTTGGGCATACCAGGATAGTGACAACTCAATAGTAATGGCTTTCGAAATCACTTATCTGGAAGATGGTGTGGAATACACTGAAAATGATGCAATAGAAGGTAGTATTGAATTGATCGATGGGCAATTGGTCTTTACTCAATATGACGAAGATTATCCAGACGAATCTTATGCCATTTACTTTGTCAAAAGATAATTGATACTGATATAATTTTTATTATGAAAACCGAAGGGCAGTCCTCTTCGGTTTTTTTGTGTTTTGTAGAACACAACTATTAAAAGCTCTTCAATAATGGCATTGATTGGTCACTCTGGATAATCCAATTATATTTACTCTTTTATCAACCAAATAAATAAAAATGAAATCAACTAGATTTATTACGATGCTCCTATTGGGGCTTTTTTTTTATTCATGTGACGATAACGATGGGGTAGATCTTATTGATTCTTCTGATCCGAATGCTGTCATTGCTGCATTAGAAGTGGAGGGTGCGGTTTTCATAGAGGGAATGCCACCTTTGCCAAGTGAAGATCAAAATGCACCAAAACTCTGGGAATATGAATATGACGAGCTGGCAAAAGTCGGAGCTGGGGGTAATATGAATTACTCGGTAGATTTGTCCCAGGGAGATGTAGCAGGTTTATATTTTCAGATTGAAGGGGCTGATGGTTATTTGGATATTCCAAAGACAACGTTAAATCAATCCTTTGAAGTTTCTGACAAACATTATATGTCACGTTTACTACAAACTCAAGAGGATTTTGCTTTGGTTATTCCAATTCCAGAAGCATTAACCTCAGGTGAAATTTGCGTCAATTATTGTGTTTATGACTCAGAAAACAGAGTAAGTAATGTAGTAAGTAGATGTATTGAAATTGTGGAGCCAGGAGGAAAGAATGGGGACTTTTTGGTAGGTGAATGGAATGCAATTAAATACGTTGATCACTATGACGGGATGACTTATGAATATTATTTTGGTGTTCCTGATGAATATACGTACGGAACCACTATTCCATGTAATGATGAAATAATAGAAGTCGAAATAACAGAATCTTATGAAGATAAATTCTTACATGTGACATATTCTAAAAATGGAGGTCTTAGGTATAAAGCAGAAATGATAGATATTTATTTAGATGAAGAAAATTCTAATTGCTCTCCTTCATATCTTGAAGAAACCACAGCATTTGATTTAAATGGGGTATGGTCCTATGATGATAGTAATGGTAGTATTGTCCTGGCGCTTGAGTATGAGTTCTCTTTTGAAGGTGTAGAGAAAACAGAAAATGTAGCAATTGAAGGGTCGATTGCATTGGAAGACGGACTATTGGTGCTTACACAGGTAGGAGATGAATATCCTGATGAAATTTTCAAGATGTATTTTGAGAAGAAATAAATCTCAAATAAATGCAGTGAAACCGAAGGGCAGTCCTCTTCGGTTTTTTTGTGCCCGATCCATTTTAGATAATCTACAATTCATATAGTTGATCTGACGGTTCACTGCTTCTTCTTATTTTTATTTGGCTTCCTGGCCGATGTTTGAGTCATCAAAACAAAAAATCAAATGACTCAATCTACACTAATCATTCTTATCACCTTTTTGCTTGGGACTGAGCTAATGGCGGCTCACGTTTCCGGACGGGTGACAGACACCCAGGGAGAGGCTCTTCCGGGAGTCAATGTTTACATCAAGGACTCTTATGATGGTGCTACCACCGATCTTGAAGGGCGATTCAGTTTTAGTACTTCCGAATCAGGGGAGCAAACGCTGATCGCCAGTTCTATTGGTTTCAGAGCATATGAATCCACAATCAATCTTAATGGTGATTTGACTTTTCAGATACAACTAAGAGAGGAAGTCAATCGCTTATCAGGCGTCACTATCACAGCGGGGAGCTTTGAGGCGAGCGATGAGAAGAAGTCTACCATCCTGAAACCACTGGATATAGCGATGACTGCCGGTGCTGCTGCGGATATCCCAGGAGTACTCAATATGCTGCCTGGTACTACAACCAATGGAGAAACTGGACGCCTGTTTGTCAGAGGAGGTACGGCGAATGAAACCCAGGCCTTTGTCGATGGTATCTGGGTGAACAATTTCTACTCTACGACGGCAAACAATGTTCCAAGCAGAAGTCGTTTCGATCCATTCTTGTTCAAAGGGACTTTTTTTAGTACCGGAGGTTATTCAGCAGAGTATGGTCAGGCATTGTCCTCTGTTTTGTCACTCAATTCGTTGGACCTGGCAGAAGAGACACTGACCGATATAGGCGTCATGACCATAGGCGGAGATGTGGCCCATACACAGCGATGGGACGAAGCATCGCTATATGGCAAGGTGCAATACACCAACCTGGATCCATATATGAATTTGGTCGATCAGCAGTATGAATGGAAGGATGGTCCTACCTCTATCAATGGAACCATGATGTATCGTCAACGAATCAAAGGCAAGGACATGCTAAAGGTGTTTGCCAGCTACGATCAGAGCGATTTTCATGCGGTGATACCGAGTATTAACAACCCAGGGGGGAATGATATGGCATCAAGTAACCGAAATGCTTATCTGAATGCCACCTACAAGAAACCCATCGGTGATCATTCTATGGCCTATGCTGGGCTATCTTATGGTAAGTATGATGAGACTACAGATTTTAACTCCATAGACATCATGCAAAGCACTCAAAGTGTCCATGGCAAAAGTTATTTCACTACAGATGTCAATCAATTGTCTGTTAAAGTAGGTGGCGAATGGATCTATCAAGGTGTGTCGGAAGATACTGAACTGTCTCCGTCGGAAGAATATAAAGCCAAATATGACAATTCACTGGCTGCTGGCTTTTCAGAATTGGATTATTACCTGACCAATGATTTGACGGTGAGAGCCGGACTGCGCTATGCTTACTATTCTGCTTTTGATCAGGCCAAATGGTCGCCTAGGGTATCGATGGCTTATAAGACTGGAGAATATTCTCAATTGTCTGCTGCCTTTGGAAAATTCCACCAATTGCCGCAGAGCAAACTGATGCTGATAGGAGATGAGTACATCTCTCCAGAAGAGGCCAATCATTATATTCTGAGTTATCAAAGAATCACTGAGGGCTTTACTTTTAGGTCGGAAGTTTATTACAAGACCTATGATCAATTGGTAACTTATTCAGCAGCTGATCCATTCAATCCTACCACATTTTCCAATTCAGGAAAGGGATATGCCAGAGGTTTGGATTTATTCTTCAGAGACACTAAAACGATCAAAAATGCTGACTACTGGATTTCTTATTCCTTTATTGATAGCAAACGTAAGTTTGAGAATTATCCTGATCAGGCCAGGCCAGACTTTACTGCCATGCACAATGTGTCAGTGGTGTACAAGCACTTTATTCCTGTGCTGAGAACACAGGTGGGTGCCAGTTGGAATTTCAATAATGGCAGGCCTTATAATGATCCCAATGATGATGTTTTCAATGGACAGCGAACCAAGTTTTATTCTGATCTTAGCTTCAATTTTGCTTATCTGTATCGACAAAACATCATTCTTTACGCTTCAGCAAGTAATTTGCTGGGAAGAGACAATGTGTTTGGGTATGAATTTGAAAATCAACCTGGGACTGACGGGGTGATGGATGCCCGTCCCATAGGACAACAGGCCAAACGATTCTTTTTTGTTGGGCTCTTTATTTCACTGTCCAAAGACAAACAATACAATCAATTAGATAAATTATAAAAACAACTTAATAAGTAGACAAATGAAATATTTAATCATCTTTTGGCTAGGCCTTTTGAGTTTTAGGAATGAAGTAAAAGCTCAAGATTTTGAACTCACCATCTTGGTGCAGAATGTCCAAACATCGGACGGAAAAGTGCGGGCAGGCCTCTATGACTCAGAAGGGACATTTTTGAAAGAAGGCGTCTATGTAGCAGGAGAGGCTAAAGAAAAAGAGGTGGCAAAGCTCGTATTCAGTGGAGTAGCCCAGGGGAAATATGCGGTCAGTGTGTTTCATGATGAAAATGACAATGAAGAGTTGGATACTATGGTGTTTGGTATCCCTTCTGAACCCTTCGGTTTCTCCAATGACGCCACCGGATCTTTTGGGCCTCCGACATTTGAGGACTCCAGCATCGAAATGAATCAAGACAAAACCATATCAATTACTTTAAACTAATACCACTATGAAAACGCTAATAGCAACCCTATTTACTATAGTTTCAATTCATGCTTTTGCTGGCGAAGGTCAGTTCGAAAAAGCGATGACCAGCAATATCAATAAAATTTGGACTTCACAGAGCTCAGATTTGGATCAATTGACTCATACCTTTACACGAATTGCGGAGGCAGAAAAGGACAAATGGACGCCATATTACTACGCCAGTTTGTGTCAGGTTTTTAAATCCTTTCAGACCGCTGATCTCAAAACCAAGGATGCAGTACTAGATGCAGCGCTTGAAAAGTTAACTTTGGCTGAAAACCTAAGTCAGGACAATTCCGAAATCGTAGCACTTCAAGGTTTCGTGTACATGCTGAAAATCGAGGTAGATCCAGGTACCAGAGGTCAAAGCTTGTCTCCGAAAATTTATCAGCTCTATGGGAAAGCCCTTAAACTGAATCCAGAAAACCCACGAGCGGTTTTGTTCATGGGACAGATGCAAATGGGCTCAGCTCAGTTCTTCGGTCAGTCAACGGATGAAGCTTGTCAGATGATCATGAGTTCAATTGATCTATTTGAAAAGCAATCGGATGAAGATCCTGTGGCACCAAGTTGGGGAATGTATGGAATCGAAAGATGGACCAGCCAGTGCAGTCCCACTGAATAAACCAAAAAAATGACCGTCTCGAAAGTTAGATTCATGCGAAAAATACTTTTGGGACGGCTTTCCTTATTTCCTGATCGGATGATTAGATTTGTTGGCTATGAGTGAGAATGAAGCGGTATGCGTAAGCCCTCAGCAAAAGTGGCGAAAACTAGTATGGACAGCAGGGATTGTTCCCTTACTGGGAAGTATCGTGATTTCTTATTTCTTCTGCCCGACCTGTGTGGAGCAGGGTAGATACTCTGAGTTTGCTATATCTACTGTTATTTCTTACATGTATTGGATTGCTTTGTCTTTTGGCAATTCCTTTTTGGTAGATAGACTGGAGCGATACTATACGTGGTTGGAAAAACCAGTGACGCGTACCATTCTTTCCATTTTGCTCATGTCGATCTATACGGTCTTAGTGGCTTTTGTGATGAATTTTCTGATCGTAGAGTATTTGATTGGGAAAGATTTCTGGGAGTCATTAGAAGGGGGACATTTAAAGGGAAGCATCACAAATACGGTTATCATTGCGCTATTTATTTCGCTTTTTTTCCATGCCAGAGGTTTTTTTATCTCGTGGAGAGAAATGGCAGTTCAGAATGAAAGACTCAATACCGAAAATGCCAATTCTAAATTGGAGACGCTCAAGAGTCAGGTCAACCCGCATTTTCTTTTTAATAGTCTGAATGCACTGACTTCCCTGGTATATGACGATCAGCAAAAGGCCGTAGAATTCATCCAGAAACTATCGGCAGTCTATCGCTATGTGATCCATCAGCAGGGAAACGAACTGGTGACAGTCGAAGAGGAATTGGATTTTGTCAAAGCTTTCGTTTATCTCAATCAAATCCGATTTGGAAAGAATTTTGGAGTGGAAATTACGGGAGAGGAGAATATGATGGAGGAATCTTCCCTGCCGCCTTTGGCCTTGCAGATGTTGATCGAGAATTGCATTAAGCACAACGAGATTTCTAAGGCTTGTCCCTTGCATATCATGATCTTGATAGGCTCTGATCATATCATAGTAAAAAACAATATCAATCCTATCCAGCAGGAAAAACCAGACTCAACAGGTCTGGGTTTGAAGAATATCAAAAGCCGCTATAGTCACCTCACTAAAACCGAAGTAGAGGTTCGAAAGGAAGAGAATGAATTTGCGGTGAAACTACCTATCATAAAACTTAAAAAGTCGTGAATGTATTGATTGTAGAAGACGAGGGGATAGCAGCTGATCGTTTGGAGCGATTGGTTACAGCGCTTCGTCCTAAGGTTCGGATATTGGAACAGTTGGATACAGTCAAATCTGCTGTCAGTTGGTTTCAAACTAATGAGATGCCTGATTTGCTGTTTTTTGATATCCATCTGGCCGATGGGTCTAGCTTCGAGATTTTCGAGCAGGTCAATATCCACTGTCCGGTCATATTTACCACCGCATATGACCAATATGCCATCAAGGCATTTGAAGTCAATAGTGTCGATTACCTTCTAAAACCTATTGAGGAGCAAAAGCTGGAAAAGGCTCTGAGTAAATTTGAATCCTTGAACCAGCCAAACGCACCGATAGATGTAAATGAACTCAAGTCTTTGATTCAAGGGAGTCAGAAAAAATACAAGGAGCGCTTTGTGGTAAAGGTAGGAGAGCATCTGCGCAGTATTCCGGTGGATCAGGTAGATTGCTTTTATAGTGAGGAAGGTGCCACTTATCTGCTGGATGCGAAGGGACAGAGGGTCATCGTAGATTATGCCTTGGATCAGCTGTCGGGTTTAGTCGATCCGGGTCATTTTTTTCGAATCAACCGAAAATTCATCATCCGAATGTCAGCGATCCAGGATATCGTTTCGTATTCTAATAGTCGACTAAAAATTGCCTTGCCTCATTTGGACAACAATGAGTTAATTGTATCTAGAGATCGGGTAGGGGAATTTAAATCCTGGTTGGATTGTTAGAATAGCGAACAAAAATCAGACAGATGAAAGTATTAGTTTTTTTATCGATAATAATCAGTGCAATTTTACCCATTCAAAATACAGACACCACAAAAATGGATATAGCAACATTTGGTAATGGCTGTTTCTGGTGTACAGAAGCCATTTTTTCGGAATTGAAAGGAGTATCAAAAGTGGAATCGGGTTACTCAGGTGGTCAGACCAAGAACCCGACATACAAGGAGGTATGCTCAGGAACCACTGGTCATGCAGAGGTGCTTCAGATTACCTATGATCCTGCAGTGATCAGCTTTGATGAGTTGCTGGAGGTTTTCTGGAAGACACATGATCCTACTACACTGAACCGTCAGGGCAATGACGTAGGGACGCAATATCGTTCAGTTGTTTTCTATCACAACGATACGCAAAAGGCTCTGGCAGAGAAGTATAAGAAAGAACTGGATGCCTCTGGCGCATTTGCTGACCCTATAGTTACTGAGATCACTGCGTTCGATGTTTTCTATCCGGCAGAGGATTACCACCAAAATTATTACGAACTGAATGGGGAACAGCCTTATTGCAATTTTGTGATAAGACCCAAGGTGGAAAAGTTCAAAAAGGTATTTAAGGATAAGCTGAAGGATTAAGTGAAGAAGATAAAAATGATTTGGGATATG
This is a stretch of genomic DNA from Reichenbachiella ulvae. It encodes these proteins:
- a CDS encoding TonB-dependent receptor, giving the protein MTQSTLIILITFLLGTELMAAHVSGRVTDTQGEALPGVNVYIKDSYDGATTDLEGRFSFSTSESGEQTLIASSIGFRAYESTINLNGDLTFQIQLREEVNRLSGVTITAGSFEASDEKKSTILKPLDIAMTAGAAADIPGVLNMLPGTTTNGETGRLFVRGGTANETQAFVDGIWVNNFYSTTANNVPSRSRFDPFLFKGTFFSTGGYSAEYGQALSSVLSLNSLDLAEETLTDIGVMTIGGDVAHTQRWDEASLYGKVQYTNLDPYMNLVDQQYEWKDGPTSINGTMMYRQRIKGKDMLKVFASYDQSDFHAVIPSINNPGGNDMASSNRNAYLNATYKKPIGDHSMAYAGLSYGKYDETTDFNSIDIMQSTQSVHGKSYFTTDVNQLSVKVGGEWIYQGVSEDTELSPSEEYKAKYDNSLAAGFSELDYYLTNDLTVRAGLRYAYYSAFDQAKWSPRVSMAYKTGEYSQLSAAFGKFHQLPQSKLMLIGDEYISPEEANHYILSYQRITEGFTFRSEVYYKTYDQLVTYSAADPFNPTTFSNSGKGYARGLDLFFRDTKTIKNADYWISYSFIDSKRKFENYPDQARPDFTAMHNVSVVYKHFIPVLRTQVGASWNFNNGRPYNDPNDDVFNGQRTKFYSDLSFNFAYLYRQNIILYASASNLLGRDNVFGYEFENQPGTDGVMDARPIGQQAKRFFFVGLFISLSKDKQYNQLDKL
- a CDS encoding LytR/AlgR family response regulator transcription factor produces the protein MNVLIVEDEGIAADRLERLVTALRPKVRILEQLDTVKSAVSWFQTNEMPDLLFFDIHLADGSSFEIFEQVNIHCPVIFTTAYDQYAIKAFEVNSVDYLLKPIEEQKLEKALSKFESLNQPNAPIDVNELKSLIQGSQKKYKERFVVKVGEHLRSIPVDQVDCFYSEEGATYLLDAKGQRVIVDYALDQLSGLVDPGHFFRINRKFIIRMSAIQDIVSYSNSRLKIALPHLDNNELIVSRDRVGEFKSWLDC
- a CDS encoding DUF2141 domain-containing protein; this translates as MKYLIIFWLGLLSFRNEVKAQDFELTILVQNVQTSDGKVRAGLYDSEGTFLKEGVYVAGEAKEKEVAKLVFSGVAQGKYAVSVFHDENDNEELDTMVFGIPSEPFGFSNDATGSFGPPTFEDSSIEMNQDKTISITLN
- the msrA gene encoding peptide-methionine (S)-S-oxide reductase MsrA — encoded protein: MKVLVFLSIIISAILPIQNTDTTKMDIATFGNGCFWCTEAIFSELKGVSKVESGYSGGQTKNPTYKEVCSGTTGHAEVLQITYDPAVISFDELLEVFWKTHDPTTLNRQGNDVGTQYRSVVFYHNDTQKALAEKYKKELDASGAFADPIVTEITAFDVFYPAEDYHQNYYELNGEQPYCNFVIRPKVEKFKKVFKDKLKD
- a CDS encoding sensor histidine kinase, giving the protein MSENEAVCVSPQQKWRKLVWTAGIVPLLGSIVISYFFCPTCVEQGRYSEFAISTVISYMYWIALSFGNSFLVDRLERYYTWLEKPVTRTILSILLMSIYTVLVAFVMNFLIVEYLIGKDFWESLEGGHLKGSITNTVIIALFISLFFHARGFFISWREMAVQNERLNTENANSKLETLKSQVNPHFLFNSLNALTSLVYDDQQKAVEFIQKLSAVYRYVIHQQGNELVTVEEELDFVKAFVYLNQIRFGKNFGVEITGEENMMEESSLPPLALQMLIENCIKHNEISKACPLHIMILIGSDHIIVKNNINPIQQEKPDSTGLGLKNIKSRYSHLTKTEVEVRKEENEFAVKLPIIKLKKS